A stretch of Cucumis sativus cultivar 9930 chromosome 2, Cucumber_9930_V3, whole genome shotgun sequence DNA encodes these proteins:
- the LOC101213032 gene encoding protein RecA isoform X3, with protein sequence MSLWFPQGRVIEIYGPEASGKTTLALHVIAESQKQGGSCVFVDAEHAFDPALAQAIGVNTENLYLSQPDCGEQALSFVDSQIRRGSVDVVVVNNVAALVPKGEVDGEMGDTPMAMQARLMGQALRKLCHSLFLSQTILIFISQIRSKPSTFGGSEVVTCCGNAVKFYASVRLFVCRIGYVKKGEEVIGSRVQVKVVKNKLAPPFRIAQFELERGKGICKESEIIILGLKYKFMSQAASLYRFHGRSFYGKESLKTFLLESEDAREELITKLREKLLDAEMGKPQNRDETEGSLQEDVITPPNSRDEDAVTAVKVMKNNKHAPFRNVQFELKSGKGISKESEIIDLALKYKFITKAGSFFKYNGRNFHGKEALKTFLSKNEDVRKELITKLQEYIITPPDSTDEDAVTAAEA encoded by the exons ATGTCCCTGTGGTTTCCACAG GGTCGTGTAATCGAGATTTATGGTCCAGAGGCATCTGGAAAGACAACTCTTGCATTGCATGTAATCGCTGAATCCCAGAAGCAAGGAG GTAGCTGTGTCTTTGTTGATGCGGAGCATGCCTTTGATCCAGCCCTCGCTCAGGCTATTGGAGTGAACACTGAGAACCTCTACCTATCTCAACCTGACTGTGGTGAACAAGCTCTTAGTTTTGTGGATTCCCAAATCCGACGTGGTTCTGttgatgttgttgttgttaacAAT GTAGCTGCTCTTGTGCCTAAAGGTGAAGTCGATGGTGAGATGGGTGATACCCCCATGGCTATGCAGGCTAGACTCATGGGCCAAGCACTTCGCAAATTGTGCCATTCTTTATTCCTATCACAGactatattaatatttattagtcag ATAAGGTCAAAGCCATCCACTTTTGGAGGATCTGAAGTTGTTACATGTTGTGGTAATGCGGTAAAGTTTTATGCCTCGGTCCGTCTTTTTGTTTGCAGAATAGGTTATGTCAAGAAGGGGGAAGAG GTGATAGGAAGCCGCGTTCAAGTAAAAGTGGTAAAGAATAAGCTTGCTCCTCCATTTCGTATTGCTCAATTTGAGCTCGAGCGTGGAAAAGGTATATGTAAGGAGTCGGAGATTATAATTTTGGggttgaaatataaattcatgTCCCAGGCAGCTTCACTCTATCGCTTTCATGGTCGAAGCTTCTACGGGAAAGAATCCTTGAAAACTTTTCTGTTAGAGAGTGAAGATGCTAGGGAAGAACTAATTACGAAACTACGGGAGAAACTACTCGATGCTGAAATGGGTAAGCCACAGAATAGAGATGAAACAGAAGGAAGTCTTCAAGAAGATGTTATCACACCACCTAATTCTAGGGACGAAGATGCAGTTACTGCTGTAAAAGTGATGAAGAATAATAAGCATGCTCCATTTCGAAATGTTCAATTCGAGCTCAAGTCTGGAAAAGGTATAAGTAAGGAGTCAGAGATTATAGATTTGGcgttgaaatataaattcataaCCAAGGCAGGTTCATTCTTTAAGTATAATGGTCGAAACTTCCATGGCAAAGAAGCCTTGAAAACTTTTCTGTCAAAGAATGAAGATGTTAGGAAAGAACTAATTACAAAACTTCAAGAATATATTATCACGCCACCTGATTCGACGGATGAAGATGCAGTTACTGCTGCAGAAGCATAA
- the LOC101206138 gene encoding casein kinase I isoform delta-like (The RefSeq protein has 1 substitution compared to this genomic sequence), with amino-acid sequence MEPRVGNKFRLGRKIGSGSFGEIYLGTNIQTNEEVAIKLENVKTKHPQLLYESKLYRILQGGTGIPNVRWFGVEGDYNVLVMDLLGPSLEDLFNFCSRKLSLKTVLMLADQMINRVEFVHSKSFLHRDIKPDNFLMGLGRRANQVYIIDFGLAKKYRDSSTHQHIPYRENKNLTGTARYASMNTHLGIEQSRRDDLETLGYVLMYFLRGSLPWQGLKAGTKKQKYEKISEKKVSTSIEALCRGYPSEFASYFHYCRSLRFDDKPDYAYLKRIFRDLFIREGFQFDYVFDWTILKYQQSQLATPPTRALGAGAGTSSGIPPGIANPDRQTGGEEAQLAGMSLMDSSRRRASGLTMNSGTFAKQKSPIANDTAAVPKDGVFSGPNIVGRSSGSSRRAAVSSSRDPYVGSEADPHRSSRTRDASPGALHKSMSAQRSPPVGPADPKRSASGRHTGHGHVKNYDSALKGIEGLQLENDERVHY; translated from the exons ATGGAACCTCGCGTCGGCAATAAGTTTCGTCTTGGCCGGAAGATCGGTAGTGGCTCCTTCGGGGAGATCTATCTTG GTACTAATATACAGACGAACGAAGAGGTTGCAATTAAACTC GAAAATGTCAAGACGAAGCATCCTCAGTTGCTTTACGAGTCTAAGTTGTACAGAATTCTTCAGGGAGGAA CTGGGATACCTAATGTAAGATGGTTTGGAGTCGAGGGAGACTACAATGTTCTTGTAATGGATTTGCTTGGTCCCAGCCTTGAAGATCTTTTTAACTTCTGTAGCAGAAAGCTTTCATTGAAGACAGTTCTTATGCTTGCAGATCAAATG ATCAATCGTGTTGAGTTTGTCCACTCTAAATCCTTTCTACACCGAGATATTAAGCCGGACAATTTTCTGATGGGGCTTGGAAGGCGTGCAAATCAG GTTTACATCATTGATTTTGGTCTTGCTAAGAAGTACAGAGATAGTTCTACCCATCAACACATTCCCTACAG AGAAAATAAGAACTTGACTGGGACTGCAAGATATGCTAGCATGAACACCCATCTTGGGATAG AGCAAAGTCGAAGGGATGACTTGGAGTCCCTTGGTTATGTCCTTATGTATTTCTTAAGAGGAAG TCTTCCCTGGCAGGGACTGAAAGCAGGCACTAAAAAACAGAAGTATGAGAAGATTAGTGAGAAAAAAGTTTCTACATCCATTGAG gcATTATGCCGTGGATATCCATCAGAGTTTGCATCATACTTCCATTACTGCCGATCACTACGTTTTGATGATAAGCCAGATTATGCTTATCTGAAAAGAATATTTCGTGATCTATTTATTCGTGAAG GTTTCCAGTTTGATTATGTGTTCGACTGGACCATCTTAAAGTATCAGCAGTCGCAGCTGGCCACTCCTCCAACACGCGCCCTA GGGGCGGGTGCTGGAACCAGTTCTGGAATTCCTCCTGGTATTGCAAATCCTGATAGACAGACAG GCGGAGAGGAGGCACAACTAGCTGGGATGTCTTTGATGGATTCATCTCGGCGGAGGGCATCCGGTTTGACTATGAACTCTGGGACTTTTGCTAAACAGAAAAGCCCAATTGCCAATGATACTGCAGCAGTTCCTAAGGACGGTGTG TTTTCAGGACCCAATATAGTGGGACGATCAAGTGGATCATCAAGACGTGCTGCAGTCTCGAGCAGCCGAGACCCATATGTGGGAAGTGAAGCGGATCCACACCGATCTTCAAGAACGAGGGATGCTAGTCCTGGGGCATTGCACAAGAGCATGAGTGCACAAAGAAGCCCACCAGTTGGACCTGCGGATCCAAAGAGGAGTGCGTCTGGAAGGCACACAGGACATGGACATGTAAAGAACTACGACTCTGCTTTGAAAGGGATCGAAGGACTTCAGTTGGAGAACGATGAGAGGGtgcattattaa
- the LOC101205667 gene encoding DNA repair protein recA homolog 3, mitochondrial, with translation MARLVRNASFLARSLLQREGYRRGVLVTSTPICNFSTKGKKKASKSSDGSDSSEEKLSKKELALQQALDQITTAFGKGSIMWLGRSQSSKSVPVVSSGSVSLDIALGVGGFPKGRVIEIYGPEASGKTTLALHVIAETQKQGGCCVFIDAEHALDPALAQTIGVDTENLLLSQPDCGEQALSLVDTLIRSGSVDCVVVDSVAALVPKAELDGEMGDAHMAMQARLMSQALRKLCHSLSQSQTILIFINQVRSKMSTYGYGGPSEVTCGGNALKFYASVRLNIRRIGSVMRGEETIGNQVQVKVMKNKVAPPFRTANFELEFGKGISKEAEVIDLGSKYKFISKAGSFFKYNGQSFHGKETFKTFLSNNEDVRNELITKIQEKLLDVEMDKPQDGDETEGSPQEDTIEPSESNDEDAVTAVEA, from the exons ATGGCGAGGCTTGTTCGAAATGCATCTTTTCTTGCCCGCTCTCTTCTTCAGCGCGAG GGCTACAGGAGAGGCGTATTGGTGACGTCTACTCCAATATGTAATTTTTCAACCAAAG GTAAAAAGAAGGCTTCTAAGTCATCAGATGGGAGTGATTCTTCTGAAGAGAAATTGTCTAAGAAAGAGCTGGCCTTACAACAAGCCTTGGATCAGATAACTACCGCATTTGGAAAGGGGTCTATCATGTGGCTTGGCCGTTCTCAATCATCTAAAAGCGTCCCTGTGGTTTCCTCAGGTTCGGTTTCTTTGGACATAGCACTAGGAGTTGGTGGCTTCCCTAAG gGTCGTGTAATTGAGATTTATGGTCCAGAGGCATCTGGAAAGACAACTCTTGCACTGCATGTAATCGCTGAAACCCAGAAGCAAGGAG GTTGCTGTGTTTTTATTGATGCGGAGCATGCTCTTGATCCAGCCCTCGCACAGACTATTGGAGTGGACACTGAGAACCTCCTCCTATCTCAACCTGACTGTGGTGAACAAGCTCTTAGTCTTGTGGACACCCTAATCCGAAGTGGTTCAGTTGATTGTGTTGTTGTTGACAGT GTAGCTGCCCTTGTGCCTAAAGCTGAACTCGATGGTGAGATGGGTGATGCCCACATGGCTATGCAGGCTAGACTCATGAGCCAAGCACTTCGCAAATTATGCCATTCTTTATCCCAATCACAGactatattaatatttatcaatcag GTAAGGTCAAAGATGTCCACTTATGGATATGGTGGTCCATCTGAAGTTACTTGTGGTGGCAATGCATTAAAGTTTTATGCCTCGGTGCGTCTTAATATTAGAAGAATAGGTTCTGTCATGAGGGGGGAAGAG ACAATAGGAAACCAGGTTCAAGTAAAAGTGATGAAGAATAAGGTTGCTCCTCCATTTCGCACCGCTAACTTCGAGCTCGAGTTTGGAAAAGGTATAAGTAAGGAGGCAGAGGTTATAGATTTGGGGTCgaaatataaattcataaGCAAGGCAGGttcattttttaagtataatgGTCAAAGCTTCCACGGCAAAGaaactttcaaaacttttcTGTCGAATAATGAAGATGTTAGGAACGaactaattacaaaaattcaaGAGAAACTACTCGATGTGGAAATGGATAAGCCACAGGACGGAGATGAAACAGAAGGAAGTCCCCAAGAAGATACTATCGAGCCATCTGAATCCAATGACGAAGATGCAGTTACTGCTGTAGAAGCATAA
- the LOC101205900 gene encoding nucleosome assembly protein 1;2, with the protein MSNNKDNFNVSDLGSALNEEDRAGLVNALKNKIQSLAGQHSDVLENLSPVVRKRVDVLREIQSQHDELEAKFFEERLALEAKYQKLYQPLYTQRFNIVNGVVEAEGVPKESATGQEDKDAAEKGVPDFWLTAMKNNEVLAEEITERDEGALKYLKDIKWCRIDNPKGFKLEFYFETNPFFKNSVLTKTYHMIDEDEPILEKAIGTEIEWYPGKCLTQKLLKKKPKKGSKNAKPITKTENCESFFNFFSPPQVPDDDEDIDEDTAEELQNQMEQDYDIGSTIRDKIIPHAVSWFTGEAIQDEEFEDMDNDDEDDEDNDDEEDDDEDEDDDDEDDDEDEDEDEGKSRKKPSAGNKKGGRAAGGDGQQGERPPECKQQ; encoded by the exons ATGAGTAACAACAAGGACAACTTCAATGTCTCAGATCTCGGTTCCG ctCTCAATGAGGAGGATCGAGCAGGCCTCGTCAACGCTCTTAAG AATAAGATACAGAGTCTTGCTGGGCAGCATTCCGATGTCCTCGAGAATTTGTCACCTGTTGTTCGTAAGCGCGTTGATGTGCTAAGAGAGATCCAG AGCCAACACGACGAATTAGAAGCAAAATTTTTTGAGGAAAGGTTGGCGCTTGAGGCTAAATACCAGAAGTTGTATCAGCCACTATACACTCAG CGATTCAATATTGTTAATGGCGTTGTTGAAGCAGAAGGGGTTCCAAAAGAATCCGCTACCGGACAAGAGGACAAGGACGCAGCAG AGAAAGGTGTCCCCGATTTTTGGCTTACAGCAATGAAGAACAATGAAGTATTAGCTGAGGAG ATTACCGAGCGTGATGAAGGAGCACTCAAATACTTGAAAGATATCAAGTGGTGTAGAATAGATAATCCCAAAGGCTTCAAGcttgagttttattttgagaccaatccATTCTTTAAAAATTCTGTCTTAACAAAGACATACCATATGATCGATGAAGATGAACCAATTCTTGAGAAAGCAATTGG AACTGAGATTGAATGGTATCCTGGGAAGTGCCTTACTCAGAAACTTCTGAAGAAGAAGCCTAAGAAGGGATCGAAGAATGCTAAGCCGATCACTAAGACTGAAAATTGTGAAagcttcttcaacttttttagtCCACCTCAAGTACCcgatgatgatgaagatattGATGAGGATACA GCTGAGGAGCTACAAAATCAAATGGAGCAAGATTATGATATTGG GTCAACCATTCGGGACAAGATTATCCCCCACGCCGTCTCATGGTTTACAGGGGAGGCTATTCAAGATGAGGAATTTGAGGACATGGACAATGATGATGAAGACGACGAAGATAACGATGACGAAGAGGATGATGACGAAGACgaggatgatgatgatgaagatgatgatgaagacgaggatgaagatgaagggaAGTCAAGGAAAAAG CCCTCAGCTGGGAACAAG AAGGGTGGACGAGCAGCAGGTGGGGATGGTCAGCAGGGGGAGAGGCCTCCAGAGTGCAAACAACAGTAG
- the LOC101213032 gene encoding DNA repair protein recA homolog 3, mitochondrial isoform X2: MARLIRNASFLGRSLFQREGYRRGILGTSTQICNFSTKDGSDSSEKKLSKKELALQQALGQITTTFGKGSIMWLGRSASSKNVPVVSTGSCVFVDAEHAFDPALAQAIGVNTENLYLSQPDCGEQALSFVDSQIRRGSVDVVVVNNVAALVPKGEVDGEMGDTPMAMQARLMGQALRKLCHSLFLSQTILIFISQIRSKPSTFGGSEVVTCCGNAVKFYASVRLFVCRIGYVKKGEEVIGSRVQVKVVKNKLAPPFRIAQFELERGKGICKESEIIILGLKYKFMSQAASLYRFHGRSFYGKESLKTFLLESEDAREELITKLREKLLDAEMGKPQNRDETEGSLQEDVITPPNSRDEDAVTAVKVMKNNKHAPFRNVQFELKSGKGISKESEIIDLALKYKFITKAGSFFKYNGRNFHGKEALKTFLSKNEDVRKELITKLQEYIITPPDSTDEDAVTAAEA; this comes from the exons ATGGCGAGGCTTATTCGAAATGCATCTTTTCTTGGGCGCTCTCTTTTTCAGCGCGAG GGCTACAGGAGAGGCATATTAGGAACTTCTACtcaaatatgtaatttttcaACCAAAG ATGGGAGTGATTCTTCTGAAAAGAAGTTGTCTAAGAAAGAGCTGGCCTTACAACAAGCCTTGGGTCAGATAACTACCACATTTGGAAAGGGGTCGATCATGTGGCTTGGCCGTTCTGCATCATCTAAAAATGTCCCTGTGGTTTCCACAG GTAGCTGTGTCTTTGTTGATGCGGAGCATGCCTTTGATCCAGCCCTCGCTCAGGCTATTGGAGTGAACACTGAGAACCTCTACCTATCTCAACCTGACTGTGGTGAACAAGCTCTTAGTTTTGTGGATTCCCAAATCCGACGTGGTTCTGttgatgttgttgttgttaacAAT GTAGCTGCTCTTGTGCCTAAAGGTGAAGTCGATGGTGAGATGGGTGATACCCCCATGGCTATGCAGGCTAGACTCATGGGCCAAGCACTTCGCAAATTGTGCCATTCTTTATTCCTATCACAGactatattaatatttattagtcag ATAAGGTCAAAGCCATCCACTTTTGGAGGATCTGAAGTTGTTACATGTTGTGGTAATGCGGTAAAGTTTTATGCCTCGGTCCGTCTTTTTGTTTGCAGAATAGGTTATGTCAAGAAGGGGGAAGAG GTGATAGGAAGCCGCGTTCAAGTAAAAGTGGTAAAGAATAAGCTTGCTCCTCCATTTCGTATTGCTCAATTTGAGCTCGAGCGTGGAAAAGGTATATGTAAGGAGTCGGAGATTATAATTTTGGggttgaaatataaattcatgTCCCAGGCAGCTTCACTCTATCGCTTTCATGGTCGAAGCTTCTACGGGAAAGAATCCTTGAAAACTTTTCTGTTAGAGAGTGAAGATGCTAGGGAAGAACTAATTACGAAACTACGGGAGAAACTACTCGATGCTGAAATGGGTAAGCCACAGAATAGAGATGAAACAGAAGGAAGTCTTCAAGAAGATGTTATCACACCACCTAATTCTAGGGACGAAGATGCAGTTACTGCTGTAAAAGTGATGAAGAATAATAAGCATGCTCCATTTCGAAATGTTCAATTCGAGCTCAAGTCTGGAAAAGGTATAAGTAAGGAGTCAGAGATTATAGATTTGGcgttgaaatataaattcataaCCAAGGCAGGTTCATTCTTTAAGTATAATGGTCGAAACTTCCATGGCAAAGAAGCCTTGAAAACTTTTCTGTCAAAGAATGAAGATGTTAGGAAAGAACTAATTACAAAACTTCAAGAATATATTATCACGCCACCTGATTCGACGGATGAAGATGCAGTTACTGCTGCAGAAGCATAA
- the LOC101213275 gene encoding heat stress transcription factor A-7a isoform X1 yields MILPDDDGAETGSGESVDEKMSEVKEEEEKDEVSTAATTMNKDGVWVKPMEGLHDVGPPPFLKKTYEMVEDPETDPVVSWSETRKSFIVWDSHQLSKFLLPKYFKHSNFSSFIRQLNTYGFRKIDSDKWEFANEGFQGGKKHLLKNIKRKNKYNNNHKKQQRHLGLSINNTTLEDLTKPLLVETEPLQTLRTDNNILRVEMSKLREQQQDSHNQLTLVEERVRRAESKHQQMFYFLAKMSKNPAFCRQLLQKRMLRMKMELNNGDHEFGKKMKILGIQAHQNLGLDISEDVNFQNQVQEELLSLHSELTEIFPEVIEPGPIGPIETPFQASNRPESMVVDEGMSSNDSNFFLKLDDLLNKPQDCPSGYVQKQGFYGFVGSIP; encoded by the exons atgatcCTCCCTGACGACGACGGTGCTGAAACTGGAAGCGGCGAGTCGGTGGATGAAAAGATGAGTGAGgtaaaggaagaagaggagaaagatgAAGTAAGCACGGCGGCGACGACGATGAATAAGGACGGGGTTTGGGTGAAACCAATGGAAGGATTGCATGATGTAGGGCCACCGCCGTTCTTGAAGAAAACTTATGAGATGGTGGAGGATCCGGAAACCGACCCGGTTGTATCTTGGAGTGAAACTCGTAAGAGTTTCATTGTTTGGGATTCTCATCAACTCTCTAAATTCCTTCTTCCTAAATACTTCAAGCACTCCAATTTCTCCAGTTTCATCCGCCAGCTCAATACTTAT GGTTTTAGGAAGATCGATTCTGATAAATGGGAGTTTGCAAATGAAGGATTTCAAGGAGGGAAGAAACATTTACTGAAGAAtattaagagaaaaaacaagtaCAATAACAATCACAAGAAGCAGCAACGACATTTAGGCTTATCCATCAATAATACTACTTTAGAAGATTTGACAAAGCCACTACTGGTGGAAACAGAACCACTACAAACTCTTAGAACtgataacaacattttaagaGTGGAGATGTCCAAATTGAGAGAGCAGCAGCAGGACTCACACAATCAACTCACCCTCGTTGAAGAACGTGTTCGACGTGCCGAATCCAAGCATCAACAAATGTTCTATTTCCTTGCCAAAATGTCGAAAAACCCTGCGTTTTGTCGACAGTTGCTTCAGAAAAGGATGCTTAGAATGAAGATGGAGCTTAATAATGGGGATCATGAGTTcggaaagaagatgaaaatactTGGAATTCAAGCACATCAAAATCTTGGCCTCGACATATCTGAGGatgtcaattttcaaaatcaagtCCAAGAAGAGCTATTGAGCTTGCACTCCGAACTCACTGAAATCTTTCCGGAAGTAATCGAACCTGGACCGATCGGACCGATCGAAACACCCTTCCAAGCATCCAATAGACCAGAGAGTATGGTTGTTGATGAAGGAATGAGTAGTAATGACTCCAATTTTTTCCTGAAACTGGATGATCTGCTCAATAAGCCTCAAGATTGCCCCTCAGGTTATGTACAGAAACAAGGTTTCTATGGTTTTGTAGGATCCATTCCATAA
- the LOC101213032 gene encoding DNA repair protein recA homolog 3, mitochondrial isoform X1 yields MARLIRNASFLGRSLFQREGYRRGILGTSTQICNFSTKDGSDSSEKKLSKKELALQQALGQITTTFGKGSIMWLGRSASSKNVPVVSTGSFSLDMALGVGGFPKGRVIEIYGPEASGKTTLALHVIAESQKQGGSCVFVDAEHAFDPALAQAIGVNTENLYLSQPDCGEQALSFVDSQIRRGSVDVVVVNNVAALVPKGEVDGEMGDTPMAMQARLMGQALRKLCHSLFLSQTILIFISQIRSKPSTFGGSEVVTCCGNAVKFYASVRLFVCRIGYVKKGEEVIGSRVQVKVVKNKLAPPFRIAQFELERGKGICKESEIIILGLKYKFMSQAASLYRFHGRSFYGKESLKTFLLESEDAREELITKLREKLLDAEMGKPQNRDETEGSLQEDVITPPNSRDEDAVTAVKVMKNNKHAPFRNVQFELKSGKGISKESEIIDLALKYKFITKAGSFFKYNGRNFHGKEALKTFLSKNEDVRKELITKLQEYIITPPDSTDEDAVTAAEA; encoded by the exons ATGGCGAGGCTTATTCGAAATGCATCTTTTCTTGGGCGCTCTCTTTTTCAGCGCGAG GGCTACAGGAGAGGCATATTAGGAACTTCTACtcaaatatgtaatttttcaACCAAAG ATGGGAGTGATTCTTCTGAAAAGAAGTTGTCTAAGAAAGAGCTGGCCTTACAACAAGCCTTGGGTCAGATAACTACCACATTTGGAAAGGGGTCGATCATGTGGCTTGGCCGTTCTGCATCATCTAAAAATGTCCCTGTGGTTTCCACAGGTTCGTTTTCTTTGGATATGGCTCTAGGAGTAGGTGGCTTTCCTAAG GGTCGTGTAATCGAGATTTATGGTCCAGAGGCATCTGGAAAGACAACTCTTGCATTGCATGTAATCGCTGAATCCCAGAAGCAAGGAG GTAGCTGTGTCTTTGTTGATGCGGAGCATGCCTTTGATCCAGCCCTCGCTCAGGCTATTGGAGTGAACACTGAGAACCTCTACCTATCTCAACCTGACTGTGGTGAACAAGCTCTTAGTTTTGTGGATTCCCAAATCCGACGTGGTTCTGttgatgttgttgttgttaacAAT GTAGCTGCTCTTGTGCCTAAAGGTGAAGTCGATGGTGAGATGGGTGATACCCCCATGGCTATGCAGGCTAGACTCATGGGCCAAGCACTTCGCAAATTGTGCCATTCTTTATTCCTATCACAGactatattaatatttattagtcag ATAAGGTCAAAGCCATCCACTTTTGGAGGATCTGAAGTTGTTACATGTTGTGGTAATGCGGTAAAGTTTTATGCCTCGGTCCGTCTTTTTGTTTGCAGAATAGGTTATGTCAAGAAGGGGGAAGAG GTGATAGGAAGCCGCGTTCAAGTAAAAGTGGTAAAGAATAAGCTTGCTCCTCCATTTCGTATTGCTCAATTTGAGCTCGAGCGTGGAAAAGGTATATGTAAGGAGTCGGAGATTATAATTTTGGggttgaaatataaattcatgTCCCAGGCAGCTTCACTCTATCGCTTTCATGGTCGAAGCTTCTACGGGAAAGAATCCTTGAAAACTTTTCTGTTAGAGAGTGAAGATGCTAGGGAAGAACTAATTACGAAACTACGGGAGAAACTACTCGATGCTGAAATGGGTAAGCCACAGAATAGAGATGAAACAGAAGGAAGTCTTCAAGAAGATGTTATCACACCACCTAATTCTAGGGACGAAGATGCAGTTACTGCTGTAAAAGTGATGAAGAATAATAAGCATGCTCCATTTCGAAATGTTCAATTCGAGCTCAAGTCTGGAAAAGGTATAAGTAAGGAGTCAGAGATTATAGATTTGGcgttgaaatataaattcataaCCAAGGCAGGTTCATTCTTTAAGTATAATGGTCGAAACTTCCATGGCAAAGAAGCCTTGAAAACTTTTCTGTCAAAGAATGAAGATGTTAGGAAAGAACTAATTACAAAACTTCAAGAATATATTATCACGCCACCTGATTCGACGGATGAAGATGCAGTTACTGCTGCAGAAGCATAA
- the LOC101213275 gene encoding heat stress transcription factor A-7a isoform X2: protein MILPDDDGAETGSGESVDEKMSEVKEEEEKDEVSTAATTMNKDGVWVKPMEGLHDVGPPPFLKKTYEMVEDPETDPVVSWSETRKSFIVWDSHQLSKFLLPKYFKHSNFSSFIRQLNTYGFRKIDSDKWEFANEGFQGGKKHLLKNIKRKNKYNNNHKKQQRHLGLSINNTTLEDLTKPLLVETEPLQTLRTDNNILRVEMSKLREQQQDSHNQLTLVEERVRRAESKHQQMFYFLAKMSKNPAFCRQLLQKRMLRMKMELNNGDHEFGKKMKILGIQAHQNLGLDISEDVNFQNQVQEELLSLHSELTEIFPEVIEPGPIGPIETPFQASNRPESMVVDEGMSSNDSNFFLKLDDLLNKPQDCPSDLEMEFLQ, encoded by the exons atgatcCTCCCTGACGACGACGGTGCTGAAACTGGAAGCGGCGAGTCGGTGGATGAAAAGATGAGTGAGgtaaaggaagaagaggagaaagatgAAGTAAGCACGGCGGCGACGACGATGAATAAGGACGGGGTTTGGGTGAAACCAATGGAAGGATTGCATGATGTAGGGCCACCGCCGTTCTTGAAGAAAACTTATGAGATGGTGGAGGATCCGGAAACCGACCCGGTTGTATCTTGGAGTGAAACTCGTAAGAGTTTCATTGTTTGGGATTCTCATCAACTCTCTAAATTCCTTCTTCCTAAATACTTCAAGCACTCCAATTTCTCCAGTTTCATCCGCCAGCTCAATACTTAT GGTTTTAGGAAGATCGATTCTGATAAATGGGAGTTTGCAAATGAAGGATTTCAAGGAGGGAAGAAACATTTACTGAAGAAtattaagagaaaaaacaagtaCAATAACAATCACAAGAAGCAGCAACGACATTTAGGCTTATCCATCAATAATACTACTTTAGAAGATTTGACAAAGCCACTACTGGTGGAAACAGAACCACTACAAACTCTTAGAACtgataacaacattttaagaGTGGAGATGTCCAAATTGAGAGAGCAGCAGCAGGACTCACACAATCAACTCACCCTCGTTGAAGAACGTGTTCGACGTGCCGAATCCAAGCATCAACAAATGTTCTATTTCCTTGCCAAAATGTCGAAAAACCCTGCGTTTTGTCGACAGTTGCTTCAGAAAAGGATGCTTAGAATGAAGATGGAGCTTAATAATGGGGATCATGAGTTcggaaagaagatgaaaatactTGGAATTCAAGCACATCAAAATCTTGGCCTCGACATATCTGAGGatgtcaattttcaaaatcaagtCCAAGAAGAGCTATTGAGCTTGCACTCCGAACTCACTGAAATCTTTCCGGAAGTAATCGAACCTGGACCGATCGGACCGATCGAAACACCCTTCCAAGCATCCAATAGACCAGAGAGTATGGTTGTTGATGAAGGAATGAGTAGTAATGACTCCAATTTTTTCCTGAAACTGGATGATCTGCTCAATAAGCCTCAAGATTGCCCCTCAG ATTTGGAGATGGAATTTCTGCAGTAA